One genomic window of Pecten maximus chromosome 3, xPecMax1.1, whole genome shotgun sequence includes the following:
- the LOC117324106 gene encoding ribonuclease H2 subunit C-like: protein MATYLSVTTDLEDAKLHAMPCHIQYDGKANIAQYFESNSRKTGEAMTASFRGRPLKGEVIQVPHGYTGLIVKETRKAITEDEDRHLTAMNKFKEINFWNLDRTPCEDDKMKQAKTWLELAKVLHQPLENESSQKSTVGN from the exons ATGGCTACGTATCTTTCAGTAACCACCGATTTAGAAGATGCTAAGCTTCATGCAATGCCTTGTCACATTCAATACGACGGAAAAGCAAATATTGCACAGTATTTTGAATCAAACTCACGGAAAACTGGCGAAG CCATGACAGCATCTTTCCGTGGGAGACCACTCAAAGGGGAGGTTATCCAAGTACCTCATGGCTATACTGGCCTTATTGTCAAGGAGACGAGGAAAGCAATAACAGAAGATGAAGACCGACATTTAACAGCAATGAATAAATTCAAGGAAATAAACTTCTGGAATCTGGACAGAACACCATGTGAAGATGATAAAATGAAGCAAGCTAAGACCTGGCTGGAACTGGCTAAGGTG CTTCATCAGCCTTTGGAAAATGAAAGTAGTCAGAAGAGTACTGTAGGAAACTGA